In one window of Camelus bactrianus isolate YW-2024 breed Bactrian camel chromosome 13, ASM4877302v1, whole genome shotgun sequence DNA:
- the LOC141579698 gene encoding uncharacterized protein LOC141579698: MPNPILLSLPPQETPVTRLMPRELHDTRWAKQQQAGRKGEFCGSISEERRGRKGKGRAARARADLPLGPAEHKQTAEPQLTRTSLHLQHPPPARPRGGPSGAGAGRGEAQRAAAALAGEGRGRPRSPHGRQRRGSPAGHSAAARRVLLLGRRRRRLLQPSSQRRAAPGVRSTFSRSFPHAAPREGSFAHAHAAPDRTFPRKDKKFGKSPGGGGGKSPTEVRRLGSPLGAAAAGGADRRRRARPTQFIRRSPSARCPRWPDWHPSCRPCGLGREPAAAPPHISGLRAEAEQWPLPHERLKARTGARGSGEVLGQATPRTATEGRCPPTKDPKEFSVSANSLAAPAMDPN, translated from the exons atgccgAACCCAATTCTACTCTCCCTCCCGCCCCAAGAGACCCCTGTAACTAGACTGATGCCTCGAGAGCTTCACGACACTCGCTGGGCGAAGCAGCAGCAGGCTGGACGGAAAGGAGAGTTCTGCGGCTCCATTTccgaggagaggagggggaggaaggggaaggggcgaGCAGCCAGAGCCCGCGCGGATCTCCCCCTTGGCCCAGCCGAACATAAACAAACAGCCGAGCCCCAACTCACTcgcacctccctccacctccagcaTCCACCCCCAG CGCGCCCCAGGGGCGGGCCGTCTGGCGCGGGGGCCGGGCGGGGAGAGGCGCAGAGGGCAGCGGCCGCCCTGGCCGGGGAGGGCCGAGGCCGGCCGCGGAGTCCGCACGGGAGGCAGCGCCGCGGCTCGCCGGCCGGACACAGCGCCGCGGCTCGGCGCGTCCTCCTGcttggccgccgccgccgccgcctcctccagCCAAGCAGCCAGCGCCGGGCGGCTCCTGGGGTTAGGTCAACATTTTCCCGCAGTTTCCCACACGCCGCTCCGCGAGAGGGGTCTTTTGCACACGCGCACGCGGCCCCAGACCGCACGTTCCCACGGAAAGATAAGAAATTCGGGAAGAGCCCAGGGGGTGGCGGAGGCAAAAGCCCGACCGAGGTGCGCAGACTTGGGAGTCCCCTCGGAGCAGCAGCCGCGGGAGGGGCGGACAGACGCCGGCGCGCGAGGCCAACTCAGTTCATCAGGCGGAGCCCCTCAGCCCGCTGTCCGCGCTGGCCTGACTGGCATCCCTCGTGCCGACCCTGCGGCCTGGGACGGGAGCCGGCAGCGGCCCCTCCTCACATTTCGGGTCTCCGGGCCGAGGCTGAGCAGTGGCCGCTGCCCCACGAAAGGCTGAAGGCGAGGACTGGGGCTCGGGGAAGCGGGGAGGTGCTGGGACAAGCCACGCCACGCACAGCAACGGAGGGGAGATGCCCCCCTACCAAGGATCCCAAGGAATTCTCCG TGTCAGCAAACAGCCTGGCAGCGCCAGCGATGGACCCAAACTGA